In Crassostrea angulata isolate pt1a10 chromosome 6, ASM2561291v2, whole genome shotgun sequence, a genomic segment contains:
- the LOC128187351 gene encoding E3 ubiquitin-protein ligase TRIM36-like isoform X2, translating to MAQQNPEETTETSSDFMTFQMESSSIEVSEESNKADAHKFFADQDKMKDFISCRNCKKEFDHVFHKPFLLPCLDAICKSCIQEISESQSYECSKCSHNHTCFQNDQILLQIDNTREIASEIFRLKNGGSSLICEMCTNDQMASHRCFDCSVFICEDCVRLHLSLKTLKSHSFIEIKCLLTGKVQNFGLSYVSKYCQVPGHEKEQIKMHCCDPSCMKNVCVLCAISAHKNHNLCDITEVGKEMETKMEISLKSIELKVEKANTSIAHLTAINEKSLNNSQQVQAEIKACFFEAKKALEKREKELCEAVALHLKEKQMCIETEKEKISSFSSSCEEAICYGKVSSEVNDHNHFVDIANVILPQLEILDSQSSEIEVTFDTMTFSSKSLDFWFETAVNSLGKLSVSNAYSPKSKVVVTPAVCYVGQQIQFKIQLFSSTGNLIVDEDVSVCLKLNGESFEFINCAFETSSSSFTGLWVPDKSMKISWIVVSNEIELQTLKGVIDINQTEKSSTDKENKEETRKSWMWIF from the exons ACATTTCAAATGGAAAGTTCTTCAATAGAAGTGTCAGAAGAATCAAACAAGG CTGATGCTCATAAATTTTTTGCTGATCAGGACAAAATGAAAGATTTTATCTCCTGTAGAAATTGCAAGAAGGAATTTGACCATGTATTTCATAAACCGTTTCTACTTCCCTGCTTGGATGCTATTTGTAAAAGCTGTATCCAGGAGATCTCAGAAAGTCAAAGTTATGAATGTAGCAAATGCTCTCACAATCATACTTGTTTTCAAAATGATCAAATCTTACTACAAATTGACAATACAAGAGAAATTGCATCAGAAATATTTCGACTGAAAAACGGTGGTTCCAGCCTGATCTGTGAAATGTGCACCAATGACCAAATGGCGTCACATCGTTGTTTCGATTGTTCAGTTTTCATTTGTGAAGACTGCGTTAGGTTGCATTTAAGTCTGAAAACACTTAAATCACATTCCTTTATAGAAATTAAATGTCTTTTAACCGGAAAAGTACAAAATTTTGGTTTATcttatgtttcaaaatattgtcaAGTTCCTGGACATGAAAAAGAACAGATCAAAATGCACTGTTGCGATCCATCATGCATGAAAAACGTGTGCGTTTTATGTGCCATCAGCGCTCACAAAAATCATAATCTATGTGACATCACAGAGGTTGGAAAAGAAATGGAAACTAAAATGGAAATTTCCTTGAAAAGTATCGAACTCAAAGTTGAAAAGGCAAACACATCTATAGCTCATTTAACAGCTATAAACGAAAAAAGTCTTAATAATTCACAACAAGTTCAAGCTGAAATAAAAGCGTGTTTCTTTGAGGCAAAGAAGGCTttagaaaaaagagaaaaagaattGTGTGAAGCTGTTGCTTTACATTTAAAAGAGAAACAAATGTGTATTGAAactgaaaaggaaaaaatatcgTCCTTTAGCAGTTCTTGCGAAGAAGCAATTTGTTATGGAAAAGTTTCATCCGAAGTAAACGACCATAACCATTTTGTAGACATTGCAAACGTTATTTTACCACAACTTGAAATCTTAGACAGTCAGTCGTCGGAAATTGAAGTCACTTTTGATACAATGACTTTCTCCTCAAAATCATTAGATTTCTGGTTTGAAACAGCAGTAAACAGTTTAGGCAAACTGTCGGTATCCAACGCTTATTCGCCAAAATCTAAAGTTGTCGTAACTCCCGCAGTTTGCTACGTTGgtcaacaaatacaatttaaaattcaattattttcttCTACGGGAAACTTGATAGTTGATGAAGATGTCAGTGTATGTTTGAAACTCAACGGGGAATCTTTCGAATTCATCAACTGTGCATTTGAAACATCTTCTTCCTCTTTTACCGGACTTTGGGTTCCAGATAAATCAATGAAGATCTCCTGGATTGTTGTCAGTAATGAAATTGAGCTTCAAACTCTGAAAGGAGTCATTGACATAAATCAAACAGAAAAAAGCAGTACAG ATAAAGAGAACAAGGAAGAAACACGT
- the LOC128187351 gene encoding E3 ubiquitin-protein ligase TRIM36-like isoform X1, with translation MAQQNPEETTETSSDFMTFQMESSSIEVSEESNKADAHKFFADQDKMKDFISCRNCKKEFDHVFHKPFLLPCLDAICKSCIQEISESQSYECSKCSHNHTCFQNDQILLQIDNTREIASEIFRLKNGGSSLICEMCTNDQMASHRCFDCSVFICEDCVRLHLSLKTLKSHSFIEIKCLLTGKVQNFGLSYVSKYCQVPGHEKEQIKMHCCDPSCMKNVCVLCAISAHKNHNLCDITEVGKEMETKMEISLKSIELKVEKANTSIAHLTAINEKSLNNSQQVQAEIKACFFEAKKALEKREKELCEAVALHLKEKQMCIETEKEKISSFSSSCEEAICYGKVSSEVNDHNHFVDIANVILPQLEILDSQSSEIEVTFDTMTFSSKSLDFWFETAVNSLGKLSVSNAYSPKSKVVVTPAVCYVGQQIQFKIQLFSSTGNLIVDEDVSVCLKLNGESFEFINCAFETSSSSFTGLWVPDKSMKISWIVVSNEIELQTLKGVIDINQTEKSSTDKENKEETRVYLLYPGTCVYSNITKQ, from the exons ACATTTCAAATGGAAAGTTCTTCAATAGAAGTGTCAGAAGAATCAAACAAGG CTGATGCTCATAAATTTTTTGCTGATCAGGACAAAATGAAAGATTTTATCTCCTGTAGAAATTGCAAGAAGGAATTTGACCATGTATTTCATAAACCGTTTCTACTTCCCTGCTTGGATGCTATTTGTAAAAGCTGTATCCAGGAGATCTCAGAAAGTCAAAGTTATGAATGTAGCAAATGCTCTCACAATCATACTTGTTTTCAAAATGATCAAATCTTACTACAAATTGACAATACAAGAGAAATTGCATCAGAAATATTTCGACTGAAAAACGGTGGTTCCAGCCTGATCTGTGAAATGTGCACCAATGACCAAATGGCGTCACATCGTTGTTTCGATTGTTCAGTTTTCATTTGTGAAGACTGCGTTAGGTTGCATTTAAGTCTGAAAACACTTAAATCACATTCCTTTATAGAAATTAAATGTCTTTTAACCGGAAAAGTACAAAATTTTGGTTTATcttatgtttcaaaatattgtcaAGTTCCTGGACATGAAAAAGAACAGATCAAAATGCACTGTTGCGATCCATCATGCATGAAAAACGTGTGCGTTTTATGTGCCATCAGCGCTCACAAAAATCATAATCTATGTGACATCACAGAGGTTGGAAAAGAAATGGAAACTAAAATGGAAATTTCCTTGAAAAGTATCGAACTCAAAGTTGAAAAGGCAAACACATCTATAGCTCATTTAACAGCTATAAACGAAAAAAGTCTTAATAATTCACAACAAGTTCAAGCTGAAATAAAAGCGTGTTTCTTTGAGGCAAAGAAGGCTttagaaaaaagagaaaaagaattGTGTGAAGCTGTTGCTTTACATTTAAAAGAGAAACAAATGTGTATTGAAactgaaaaggaaaaaatatcgTCCTTTAGCAGTTCTTGCGAAGAAGCAATTTGTTATGGAAAAGTTTCATCCGAAGTAAACGACCATAACCATTTTGTAGACATTGCAAACGTTATTTTACCACAACTTGAAATCTTAGACAGTCAGTCGTCGGAAATTGAAGTCACTTTTGATACAATGACTTTCTCCTCAAAATCATTAGATTTCTGGTTTGAAACAGCAGTAAACAGTTTAGGCAAACTGTCGGTATCCAACGCTTATTCGCCAAAATCTAAAGTTGTCGTAACTCCCGCAGTTTGCTACGTTGgtcaacaaatacaatttaaaattcaattattttcttCTACGGGAAACTTGATAGTTGATGAAGATGTCAGTGTATGTTTGAAACTCAACGGGGAATCTTTCGAATTCATCAACTGTGCATTTGAAACATCTTCTTCCTCTTTTACCGGACTTTGGGTTCCAGATAAATCAATGAAGATCTCCTGGATTGTTGTCAGTAATGAAATTGAGCTTCAAACTCTGAAAGGAGTCATTGACATAAATCAAACAGAAAAAAGCAGTACAG ATAAAGAGAACAAGGAAGAAACACGT
- the LOC128187347 gene encoding uncharacterized protein LOC128187347 — translation MHKNEVMVAKALSLPKNSAERKEIWKTIRNEGDWDHNFNILRNGTGTLIPKYREQKTRAHSEFIPCSGCKGLYSKTSLSDHFKTCVSKQTEKKSQGVKEGRFLLPIPEHINGGFYKDVLLSMSQDDIYMYIYRDPLILKFGKRLYENKDIQEHTSNHISCRMRELGRLIGEAKKTPEWGIQKIEDCFSPEKFNNVVSCVKSLAGFSEDTHMYATPSLALKIGYSLQRCARIYRSDGIIESDITKQENGSAFIQLYESDWNDLISSRARQTLSEKKYNAPKMLPLSEDVYKLNSYLKEKIKELLMKLSNDSAFYIELAKMTRCHITLFNRKRGGDVQRITVDNYKQAIEAQNSVPYDDELKSSLSDVEIELCRSLTRIELKGKQERKVAILLTPEMIKCIDLLMQKRSNANVCGKYLFARPSPSTRTLRASDVLNEICGKIELRYGNIITYTNLRKHIATMAQIHELSENGQDQLAKFLGHDIRIHREIYRQPLDIIQKTKISKMLMLINEGKNVTEMPFNNQEEVKEIDGSCADESDGEMDYQTDKDSLHNKSAQEKRKAPSDGRSTDENSAGKRHKTQKKPWNPSEMNSVNKHFSHFIAMSKVPGKNDIENVLKKDKILSKRTWRNVKDQVYNLIKKQRKC, via the exons ATGCACAAAAATGAAGTTATGGTAGCTAAGGCTCTTTCCTTACCCAAAAACAGTgctgaaagaaaagaaatttggAAAACAATAAGAAATGAAGGAGACTGGGATCACAACTTCAACATTTTGAGAAATGGAACTGGAACATTAATACCGAAGTATAGAGAGCAGAAGACAAGAGCACATAGTGAATTTATACCATGTAGTGGTTGCAAGGGTTTGTACTCCAAAACATCATTGAGTGATCATTTTAAGACATGTGTTAGTAAGcagactgaaaaaaaaagtcaagGAGTGAAAGAAGGTCGTTTTTTACTACCTATTCCAGAACATATTAATGGAGGATTTTACAAAGATGTTTTATTATCCATGTCTCAAGATgacatttatatgtatatatatcgcGATCCACTCATACTGAAATTTGGGAAGCGTCTGTATGAAAATAAGGACATCCAGGAACATACATCTAACCACATCAGCTGCAGAATGAGAGAACTAGGCAGACTAATTGGAGAAGCCAAAAAGACACCTGAATGGGGTATCCAGAAGATTGAGGATTGTTTTAGTCCTGAGAAATTTAACAATGTTGTGTCGTGTGTGAAGTCCCTTGCAGGATTTAGTGAAGATACACATATGTATGCAACTCCTTCACTGGCACTGAAAATAGGGTATAGTCTTCAACGATGTGCAAGGATTTATAGATCAGATGGAATTATTGAGTCAGATATAACAAAACAAGAGAATGGTTCAGCTTTCATTCAGCTGTATGAGTCTGATTGGAACGATCTCATCTCTTCCCGTGCACGACAAACTTTGAGTGAGAAAAAGTATAATGCGCCAAAAATGTTACCTCTAAGCGAGGATGTGTACAAGCTTAATTCCTAcctaaaagaaaaaatcaaagaacTTTTGATGAAATTGTCGAATGATTCAGCTTTCTACATTGAGCTGGCAAAGATGACGCGATGTCACATAACTCTTTTTAACAGGAAGCGTGGAGGCGATGTGCAGCGTATTACTGTAGACAATTACAAGCAAGCTATTGAAGCACAAAACAGTGTTCCCTACGATGACGAACTTAAATCAAGTTTGTCAGACGTGGAAATTGAGCTTTGTCGTTCTTTGACTCGAATTGAACTCAAAGGCAAACAGGAAAGAAAAGTTGCAATATTACTTACTCCAGAGATGATTAAATGCATTGATCTCTTAATGCAGAAAAGAAGTAATGCAAATGTATgtggaaaatatttatttgctaGACCATCACCCTCCACACGAACACTAAGGGCAAGTGACGTATTGAATGAAATATGTGGGAAAATAGAATTGCGCTATGGAAACATTATAACCTATACAAACCTCAGAAAACACATTGCCACAATGGCACAAATCCATGAGCTTAGTGAAAACGGTCAGGACCAATTAGCCAAATTCCTTGGCCATGACATAAGAATCCACAGAGAAATTTATCGGCAACCATTGGATATCATTCAAAAAACAAAGATTTCCAAGATGTTAATGCTAATTAACGAGGGGAAAAATGTCACGGAGATGCCATTTAATAATCAGG aagaGGTAAAGGAAATTGACGGGTCCTGTGCTGATGAGAGTGATGGAGAAATGGATTACCAGACTGATAAAGACAGTCTTCATAATAAAAGCGCTCAAG AGAAAAGGAAAGCACCCTCTGATGGCAGATCTACCGATGAAAATTCTGCAGGCAAACGTCACAAAACACAGAAAAAACCATGGAATCCATCTGAAATGAATTCAGTCAACAAGCATTTTTCCCATTTTATTGCAATGTCCAAAGTTCCTGGCAAGAACGATATcgagaatgttttaaaaaaggataaaatcCTTTCCAAAAGAACTTGGAGAAATGTGAAAGATCAAGTGTACAACcttataaaaaaacaaagaaaatgctGA